A genome region from Cytophagia bacterium CHB2 includes the following:
- a CDS encoding arylesterase has protein sequence MLLQIPAMNIIFLLLGLMINPHNNAAPVQDNKSAEPRTILFLGNSLSAGYGLGTEFAFPALIQEKIDSLGWNFKVINAGLSGETSSGGLRRIDWLLQRKIDVFFLELGANDGLRGIPLDLTQQNLQAIIDRVKAKNAEVRIVIAGMLVPPNMGREYSSKFRTLFQELAKKNEAALVPFLLEGVGGNPKLNLPDGIHPTAEGHRIVARNVWQVLKPVLQEM, from the coding sequence ATGCTGCTGCAAATTCCCGCAATGAATATTATTTTTTTGTTGCTTGGTTTGATGATCAATCCTCACAATAATGCCGCGCCGGTTCAGGATAATAAAAGCGCAGAACCGCGCACGATTCTTTTTCTGGGCAACAGTTTGTCTGCCGGCTACGGCCTCGGAACTGAATTCGCCTTTCCCGCATTGATTCAGGAAAAGATTGATTCTCTGGGCTGGAATTTCAAAGTGATCAACGCTGGCTTGAGCGGTGAAACGTCTTCCGGCGGCTTGCGCCGCATCGATTGGCTGTTGCAGCGCAAAATCGATGTTTTTTTTCTTGAGTTGGGCGCCAATGACGGTTTGCGCGGCATTCCGCTCGATCTGACCCAACAGAATCTGCAAGCGATCATCGATCGCGTGAAAGCCAAAAATGCCGAGGTGAGAATTGTGATCGCCGGTATGCTCGTGCCGCCGAATATGGGCCGGGAATACTCGTCAAAATTTCGCACGCTGTTTCAAGAGCTGGCCAAGAAAAATGAGGCTGCGCTTGTGCCCTTTCTTCTTGAAGGTGTGGGCGGCAATCCCAAACTCAATCTGCCGGATGGCATTCATCCCACCGCCGAAGGCCACCGCATCGTTGCCAGAAATGTCTGGCAGGTGTTGAAGCCGGTCTTGCAAGAAATGTAG